In the genome of Nitrospira sp. MA-1, one region contains:
- the fsa gene encoding fructose-6-phosphate aldolase, which yields MKLYLDTGSVKEIREAASYGLVDGITTNPSLVSKEGRDFKDLLLEICGIVDGPISAEVVSTEAAAMVKEGKELAKLHKNIVVKCPLIPEGLKATKQLSSEGIRVNVTLCFSPTQALLAAKAGAWCVSPFIGRLDDVSSNGMELIRQILTIYENYNFTTQVLVASVRHPQHVVEAALTGGHICTMPYAVFQQLVKHPLTDNGLQKFLSDWEARPSNKA from the coding sequence ATGAAGCTCTATCTCGATACCGGCAGCGTCAAGGAGATTCGTGAAGCGGCCAGTTATGGCCTGGTCGATGGCATCACCACAAACCCTTCGCTTGTGTCTAAGGAGGGACGTGATTTCAAGGATCTACTCCTGGAAATTTGCGGAATTGTGGATGGGCCCATCAGTGCAGAAGTCGTCAGCACGGAAGCCGCGGCCATGGTGAAGGAAGGAAAGGAATTAGCGAAACTTCACAAGAATATCGTGGTGAAATGTCCCCTCATCCCGGAAGGGCTCAAGGCCACGAAACAATTGTCCAGTGAAGGTATCCGTGTCAACGTCACCTTGTGCTTCTCACCCACTCAAGCCTTGTTGGCCGCCAAAGCCGGGGCATGGTGCGTCTCGCCATTTATTGGCCGGCTGGACGATGTCAGTTCAAATGGCATGGAGCTTATTCGACAAATCCTGACGATCTACGAAAACTACAATTTCACCACACAGGTGCTCGTCGCCAGCGTCCGGCATCCCCAACATGTAGTCGAAGCGGCTCTCACTGGCGGACATATTTGCACGATGCCCTATGCCGTATTCCAGCAGCTCGTCAAACATCCGTTGACAGATAATGGTTTACAAAAATTTCTCTCGGATTGGGAAGCCAGACCCTCCAACAAGGCCTAA
- a CDS encoding ATP-binding protein codes for MLTRPESSHIRPSDPPFSSSPLHQIIELRRKQIHQLFSLVPMAILASIINGGLVAFILMEVIPSTVVSWWIIGIVGINILWSGLVLAYRRVSKPLLHPSRWMSLFVAGNTASGLIWGMAGIALYPSSSPSHQMFLALVLGGMAAGSTAIHAAYFPAFLAYSLPTTLPLTYQFFAQGDPPHQAVGIMGFTFLAVITVTAYRNFSMIKNTLTLEKENFELITQLKQAHSKAERFNRSLSKEIKNRIEIEKELLHHKDHLESLVGIRTADLQKSEARYRMVVEKISDVIWVMDLEGSKFSYISPSLERLLGYSGHALDTISPDTILMPASMVTLKEAIKQERAHHESHPHEPNRSFLLVLEHQHHNGSSAWAEVRGSLLLDKHNRPIGITGVTRDVTERKKTEEEKQRLEAQLLRSQKLESVGNLAGGIAHDFNNFLTTILGNITLTKQILPSSKQPQAYLERAERAALHAKHLTHQLLTFSKGGDPIKQTVDLHELIKESSDLALSGSSLICQTWADPNLWTIEADPGQINQVLQNLLMNAIHAMPQGGSITIRAENLQLSDPDIRSPLPLPTGPYVKVTITDEGIGIAEDHLPKIFEPYFTTKSAGQGLGLASTYAIMKKHAGHVAVESHVGRGTTFTLYFPASPRATPSPKPLNLDIRQGQGKILVMDDEESIRMMAGEMLSHCGYEVKMAKDGEEALALYQQAMDSHTPFLLVILDLTVPGKLGGMGTLARLRQLDPQVKALVSSGYSNDPIMANYASHGFVGVITKPYSLIELSNMVHQRLWRQAPLASGQTPSDPSGQMSSFSPSSH; via the coding sequence ATGCTCACGCGGCCGGAATCGAGTCACATTCGACCCTCAGATCCACCCTTCTCTTCTTCACCCCTCCACCAAATCATTGAACTTCGTCGTAAACAAATTCATCAACTTTTTTCTTTAGTGCCGATGGCCATTCTGGCCTCCATCATTAACGGCGGACTGGTTGCCTTTATTCTCATGGAGGTTATTCCCTCAACGGTCGTATCCTGGTGGATCATCGGTATTGTGGGAATTAACATTCTCTGGTCAGGTTTGGTCTTGGCCTATCGCCGGGTCTCGAAACCACTCTTACACCCAAGCAGATGGATGAGCTTGTTTGTGGCCGGCAATACTGCCTCCGGATTGATTTGGGGCATGGCCGGTATTGCACTGTACCCATCTTCTTCCCCAAGCCACCAAATGTTTTTAGCCTTGGTGCTGGGGGGAATGGCCGCAGGCTCAACTGCCATCCATGCAGCCTATTTCCCTGCGTTTTTGGCCTACAGTCTTCCCACTACGTTGCCCCTCACTTATCAATTTTTCGCACAGGGTGACCCTCCCCACCAAGCCGTGGGTATTATGGGTTTTACCTTTCTGGCTGTGATTACAGTCACCGCCTACCGAAACTTTTCCATGATAAAAAACACACTCACCTTAGAAAAAGAGAATTTCGAATTAATTACCCAATTGAAACAGGCTCACTCGAAAGCTGAAAGGTTTAATCGTTCCTTAAGCAAGGAAATTAAGAACCGCATAGAAATTGAAAAGGAACTCCTTCATCACAAAGACCATCTTGAGTCACTTGTGGGGATTCGGACTGCCGATTTACAAAAATCTGAAGCCCGGTATCGAATGGTTGTCGAAAAAATTTCCGATGTCATTTGGGTCATGGACCTGGAAGGGTCGAAGTTTTCCTATATCAGTCCCTCTCTCGAACGTTTGTTGGGGTATTCGGGCCATGCCCTTGACACAATTTCGCCGGACACCATTTTGATGCCTGCTTCCATGGTCACTCTGAAGGAAGCCATCAAACAGGAACGTGCCCATCACGAATCCCACCCTCATGAGCCAAATCGATCGTTTTTGTTAGTCCTGGAACATCAACATCACAATGGGTCCTCAGCCTGGGCGGAGGTGCGGGGAAGCCTCCTGCTCGATAAACACAATCGCCCCATAGGCATTACGGGAGTCACAAGAGATGTGACGGAACGCAAAAAAACTGAAGAGGAAAAGCAGCGCCTGGAAGCCCAATTGCTTCGTTCCCAAAAATTGGAATCGGTGGGAAATCTAGCCGGCGGCATCGCCCATGACTTCAACAACTTTCTGACGACCATCCTGGGAAATATTACTCTGACCAAACAAATCTTGCCTTCTTCCAAGCAACCCCAGGCCTACTTAGAACGCGCTGAACGTGCGGCCCTTCATGCCAAACATCTGACGCACCAATTACTCACGTTCTCGAAAGGCGGCGATCCCATTAAACAAACCGTGGACTTACACGAGTTGATCAAGGAATCTTCCGATCTGGCTCTTTCCGGATCATCGCTTATATGCCAAACATGGGCCGATCCAAACCTATGGACCATCGAAGCGGACCCTGGACAAATCAACCAGGTTTTACAAAATCTCCTCATGAACGCCATCCATGCGATGCCTCAGGGAGGATCCATCACCATTCGTGCAGAAAACCTCCAATTATCCGATCCGGACATCAGGAGCCCTCTGCCTCTTCCTACTGGCCCATATGTGAAAGTCACCATCACCGACGAAGGGATCGGAATCGCCGAAGATCATTTGCCAAAAATCTTTGAGCCATACTTTACAACAAAGTCAGCTGGACAGGGTCTGGGGTTGGCCTCAACCTATGCCATTATGAAAAAACACGCCGGTCATGTGGCTGTGGAATCCCATGTCGGAAGAGGCACCACCTTCACACTCTACTTCCCTGCCTCTCCCAGGGCCACCCCATCGCCCAAACCCTTGAATCTGGATATTCGTCAGGGGCAAGGAAAAATTTTAGTCATGGATGATGAAGAGTCAATTCGAATGATGGCAGGAGAAATGTTATCGCATTGTGGATACGAGGTAAAAATGGCAAAGGATGGAGAGGAAGCGCTGGCACTCTATCAACAGGCCATGGACTCTCATACGCCTTTTCTCTTGGTGATCCTGGACCTGACCGTGCCCGGAAAACTCGGCGGCATGGGAACCCTGGCCCGGTTACGCCAACTTGACCCACAGGTCAAGGCACTCGTGTCCAGCGGATATTCGAATGATCCGATCATGGCCAATTATGCCTCCCATGGATTCGTCGGCGTGATTACCAAGCCCTATTCGCTGATCGAACTGAGTAACATGGTTCACCAAAGACTCTGGCGTCAAGCTCCCCTCGCATCCGGACAAACCCCTTCTGATCCATCAGGACAGATGTCCTCTTTCTCCCCTTCCTCCCATTAG
- a CDS encoding MazG nucleotide pyrophosphohydrolase domain-containing protein — protein sequence MNDAQRMVQEFHKQFEIHVSPTPSIPDEPTQLLRKRLIQEEFDELQEAMQGKDLPSIAKELADLLYVVYGTAVSLGIDMEPVFKEVHRSNMSKVGGHKREDGKWVKPPTYSPASLDKILEAQSLQNQG from the coding sequence GTGAACGACGCGCAACGCATGGTCCAGGAATTCCACAAGCAATTTGAGATCCACGTGTCTCCCACTCCCTCGATCCCCGATGAGCCAACCCAACTCCTTCGGAAACGTCTCATCCAGGAAGAATTCGACGAACTGCAGGAAGCCATGCAGGGAAAGGACTTACCCTCAATTGCGAAGGAGCTTGCTGATTTGCTGTATGTCGTCTATGGCACCGCCGTGTCCCTGGGCATTGACATGGAGCCGGTCTTCAAGGAAGTCCATCGGTCGAACATGAGCAAAGTCGGCGGCCACAAACGGGAAGACGGCAAATGGGTCAAACCCCCAACCTACTCCCCGGCGTCTCTTGATAAAATTTTAGAAGCCCAATCTCTTCAAAACCAAGGTTAA
- the pgl gene encoding 6-phosphogluconolactonase, with product MSRTIIITRTIDELFVAAAREVVQVVLDCRNVGRECRVALAGGSTPRGLFKLLTGAPYRAQISWDHLRVFWGDERTVPPDHKESNFRMAKEALLSHVPIPPNQVFRIEGEFPADEAAARYETVLREQFNLSSGEVPSFDLILLGMGPDGHTASLFPGTSAVAESQKLVAAPWVEKLQTHRVTLTPPVLNAAKHVVFLVSGVDKATALQVVLEGPVDPARYPAQVVNPTAGQLVWLINQDAAGLLKRETMTSRV from the coding sequence TTGTCGCGGACAATTATCATTACACGAACAATCGACGAGTTGTTTGTGGCTGCCGCCAGGGAAGTGGTGCAGGTGGTGCTGGACTGTCGGAACGTCGGTCGCGAATGCCGTGTGGCATTGGCGGGTGGGTCCACACCCCGAGGCTTGTTCAAGCTCTTGACCGGTGCCCCCTACCGGGCTCAGATTTCCTGGGACCACCTTCGTGTTTTCTGGGGAGATGAGCGCACAGTCCCCCCGGATCACAAAGAAAGTAATTTCCGCATGGCTAAAGAGGCGTTATTATCTCATGTACCGATTCCCCCTAATCAGGTGTTTCGGATTGAAGGAGAATTTCCGGCCGATGAAGCCGCTGCACGATATGAAACCGTCTTGCGGGAACAATTCAACCTGTCATCGGGAGAGGTTCCATCGTTCGATCTGATCCTATTGGGTATGGGGCCTGATGGGCATACGGCGTCATTATTTCCTGGAACCTCTGCTGTGGCAGAGTCTCAAAAACTGGTGGCGGCTCCATGGGTCGAAAAATTACAAACGCATCGGGTGACGTTGACCCCACCGGTACTCAATGCGGCAAAGCACGTGGTTTTTCTGGTCAGTGGAGTGGATAAAGCAACGGCGCTACAGGTGGTGTTGGAAGGGCCGGTAGATCCTGCCCGCTATCCCGCCCAGGTTGTGAATCCTACGGCAGGTCAGTTGGTGTGGTTGATCAATCAGGATGCGGCGGGTCTATTGAAGAGAGAAACGATGACGTCACGTGTGTGA
- a CDS encoding TPM domain-containing protein, protein MMRPRPGLSLHGLGWLGLLGTFFLASAGWCLDIPPLTGRVVDQAQLLSPSAISSLNTALAAHESKTSNQVAVLTLASLEGHPLEELSHQVATAWALGKKGTDNGVLFLIAVQEKKVRIEVGYGLEGTLTDAKSSRIIRHEVVPRFRSGDFSGGIMSGTHAILATIEGTYVNTPSSIENSGHMGLWETFGLAIIVGTLAGLFLGSGRRVNGSVIGMVLSFLVAFPMAIWLGILAGVVTSLLVGLFNNVGGPSTRNPFIHGSNLGWPGQSGSIGGSGGFGGGFGGGGGSFGGGGASGSW, encoded by the coding sequence ATGATGAGGCCAAGACCGGGGCTGAGCCTTCACGGGTTAGGCTGGTTGGGACTCCTCGGTACCTTCTTCCTGGCTTCGGCAGGTTGGTGCTTAGATATTCCGCCCCTCACCGGTCGGGTCGTAGACCAGGCCCAGCTGCTTTCCCCTTCTGCCATTTCCAGCCTGAATACCGCTTTGGCTGCCCATGAATCCAAAACCTCCAACCAGGTGGCGGTCCTCACGCTTGCCTCCTTGGAAGGCCATCCCCTGGAGGAGCTTTCTCATCAGGTGGCAACGGCCTGGGCACTTGGGAAAAAGGGCACGGACAACGGCGTCCTGTTCCTGATTGCCGTGCAAGAAAAAAAGGTGCGCATCGAAGTGGGCTATGGATTGGAAGGGACATTGACCGATGCCAAAAGTTCGCGAATCATTCGCCATGAGGTGGTGCCCCGTTTCCGATCGGGGGACTTCTCCGGAGGGATCATGTCCGGTACTCATGCCATTCTTGCCACTATTGAAGGAACCTATGTCAACACTCCCTCCTCCATTGAGAATTCTGGGCACATGGGGCTTTGGGAAACTTTTGGCTTGGCCATCATAGTGGGAACGTTGGCCGGTTTATTTTTAGGTTCTGGCCGACGTGTGAATGGGAGCGTGATTGGCATGGTCCTGTCGTTTCTGGTCGCATTTCCCATGGCCATCTGGTTGGGTATTCTCGCGGGGGTGGTGACCTCCCTTCTTGTCGGTTTGTTCAACAATGTCGGAGGCCCATCGACTCGAAACCCATTTATACACGGATCCAACTTGGGATGGCCCGGACAATCGGGATCAATAGGCGGATCGGGAGGGTTTGGAGGTGGGTTTGGGGGAGGCGGCGGGAGTTTCGGAGGCGGCGGCGCCTCGGGAAGCTGGTAA
- a CDS encoding TPM domain-containing protein, producing MTMVFSDQDHERIHQSIREAERHTRGEIVPMIIQRSARYRETQYRAGAGCAFFVLSALLTMDWEWMFWGWHATNAGWLLLAVFASYGLGFWLGTFDSVIRVLTSNERMSYKVNLRAHQAFEEHGLHRTELGTGVLILISLLEHRIEILTDRVILERIPAETWNTMLSLIQEGFHKGNPVESLCQAITHCGEVLTEYFPVGPSGPNPNELPNNLISG from the coding sequence ATGACGATGGTTTTTTCAGACCAGGATCATGAACGTATTCATCAAAGCATCCGGGAAGCTGAACGCCATACTCGTGGAGAAATCGTGCCAATGATCATTCAACGCTCAGCCCGATACCGTGAGACGCAATATCGGGCAGGAGCAGGTTGTGCTTTTTTTGTGCTGAGTGCCCTGTTAACCATGGATTGGGAATGGATGTTTTGGGGATGGCATGCCACCAATGCCGGGTGGCTCCTTCTGGCGGTGTTTGCTTCCTATGGACTTGGATTTTGGTTGGGAACGTTCGACTCGGTGATTCGGGTGCTCACCTCCAACGAACGAATGAGCTATAAAGTGAACCTTCGCGCCCATCAGGCTTTTGAGGAACATGGGCTTCATCGGACAGAACTCGGCACAGGTGTGTTGATTCTTATTTCGTTACTCGAACACCGGATTGAGATCCTGACAGACCGCGTCATTCTTGAACGGATTCCCGCGGAGACCTGGAACACGATGCTGAGCCTGATTCAAGAAGGCTTCCACAAAGGAAATCCCGTGGAGTCGTTGTGTCAGGCCATTACCCACTGTGGTGAGGTCTTAACCGAATATTTCCCGGTAGGTCCCTCTGGTCCCAATCCCAACGAACTCCCGAACAACCTTATTTCAGGTTAA
- a CDS encoding LemA family protein, whose amino-acid sequence MQSSCKRLVLGLLLLTISLSGCGYNDLQGLDEETNAAWSEVLNQYQRRADLIPNLVATVKGYAAHEKDTLEGVTQARSQVAGLTLTPEALKDPTLFQKFQEVQQGLTSALSRLMVVVEKYPDLKANENFRDLQSQLEGTENRITVARKRYIDKVAEFNKGVRFFPTNLTAKYLLGLEVKPNFTVADEKAVSTPPEVKF is encoded by the coding sequence ATGCAAAGTTCTTGTAAACGTCTTGTGCTCGGATTGCTCCTGCTGACTATATCCCTGAGTGGATGCGGCTATAACGACCTCCAAGGTCTGGACGAAGAAACCAATGCCGCCTGGAGTGAGGTCTTGAATCAATACCAGCGCCGGGCGGATTTAATCCCGAATCTTGTGGCGACGGTGAAAGGGTATGCAGCCCACGAAAAGGACACTCTGGAGGGGGTGACCCAAGCGCGTTCCCAAGTGGCGGGGCTAACTCTCACTCCGGAAGCCTTGAAAGATCCCACACTGTTTCAGAAATTCCAAGAGGTTCAACAGGGACTGACTTCTGCTCTTTCCAGGCTGATGGTCGTGGTCGAGAAATATCCTGACCTCAAAGCCAATGAAAATTTTCGTGATCTCCAAAGCCAACTGGAAGGTACGGAAAATCGCATCACGGTGGCCCGCAAGCGCTACATCGACAAGGTCGCGGAATTCAATAAGGGTGTTCGATTTTTCCCGACCAATCTGACGGCCAAATACCTCTTGGGACTTGAGGTGAAACCAAACTTTACTGTCGCTGATGAAAAGGCCGTGTCGACGCCTCCCGAGGTGAAATTCTAA
- a CDS encoding paraslipin: protein MSGELLVTLVLAGLAFIILAKTAVVVPQQSAYVVERLGRYASTLNAGLHILIPFLDVVRYKHTLKEMALDVPEQICITRDNVQVGVDGVLYIKVLDAERASYGITDYRFAISQLAQTTLRSEIGKIDLDKTFEERTTINISVVNELDKASSPWGAKVLRYEIRNINPPKDVLSAMEKQMRAEREKRAVVLASEGQRDAAINEAEGNKQQVIKASEAKRQQQINEAEGEASAILAIATATAEGIRKVAEAIQLPGGYEAVQLRVAEQYIGEFGELAKASNTLVLPASVSDVGSMIALAMNVINQKPATAPKLS from the coding sequence ATGTCGGGTGAATTGTTGGTCACATTGGTTTTGGCCGGGCTCGCGTTTATCATTCTGGCAAAAACGGCTGTCGTGGTCCCACAACAGAGCGCATATGTCGTTGAACGATTAGGACGCTATGCCTCAACATTAAACGCCGGACTTCACATTCTTATCCCTTTTTTGGATGTTGTTCGATACAAACATACCTTAAAAGAAATGGCCTTGGATGTTCCCGAACAAATTTGCATAACCAGAGATAACGTGCAGGTCGGTGTTGACGGGGTCTTGTATATCAAAGTCTTGGATGCCGAACGGGCTTCCTATGGTATTACGGATTACCGGTTCGCCATTTCTCAACTGGCCCAAACCACCCTTCGTAGTGAGATCGGGAAAATTGACCTGGATAAAACCTTTGAAGAACGGACGACAATCAATATTTCCGTCGTGAACGAACTAGACAAAGCTTCCTCCCCCTGGGGCGCCAAAGTTCTTCGATACGAAATTCGTAATATCAACCCGCCCAAGGACGTCCTCAGCGCCATGGAAAAACAAATGCGGGCGGAACGGGAAAAGCGCGCGGTGGTACTGGCATCCGAAGGTCAACGGGATGCGGCCATTAATGAAGCCGAGGGGAACAAGCAGCAAGTCATCAAAGCCTCAGAAGCAAAGCGGCAGCAACAAATCAATGAAGCGGAAGGAGAAGCGTCGGCCATTTTGGCGATTGCGACCGCCACGGCTGAGGGTATTCGAAAGGTCGCCGAAGCGATTCAACTCCCCGGCGGATATGAGGCCGTTCAACTTCGGGTTGCGGAACAATATATCGGAGAGTTTGGGGAATTGGCGAAAGCCAGTAACACCCTCGTGCTCCCCGCTTCCGTGTCCGATGTGGGCTCGATGATTGCGTTGGCCATGAACGTGATTAATCAAAAACCAGCAACTGCCCCAAAGCTTTCATAA
- a CDS encoding glycerate kinase — MPLPHLKNTHVIVQHSSPDTKRILKSLLNAGLNACNPAQAIADTLHLHKNRLQVQDIQYDLTHYDRIICVGAGKASAQMAMALEQVLGDKLEGGTIIVPDGYGVPCDKVGIFEAAHPMPDERGVKSTKQLLALTHSLSRRDLLIVLLSGGASSLLCAPSIGLTLAAKRRTTQLLLRCGATIHDINIVRKHLSAIKGGQLAQASPATILTLIISDVLGDDLSTIGSGPTVTDSSTFQNAIDILQQYSIWRKVPESVQRHLQQGCTKYKQTPRKPTGRQSLRNRHIILANNRQALEGVAKSAKLLGLKPFILPYSLQGEAKEIGSILGGFARDLVEFGNPVHRPACFIAGGEPTVTVTGKGQGGRAQECVLAAAQELAGLSKVFVAGFGTDGTDGPTDAAGAVVDGRTVQRAKKNGLSIEQALQEHDSYTFFQHIRSHIMTGPTGTNVNDIYLIVAY, encoded by the coding sequence ATGCCATTACCACACCTTAAAAACACACACGTCATCGTCCAACATTCCAGTCCGGACACTAAACGCATTTTGAAATCCCTCCTCAATGCAGGACTGAATGCGTGCAACCCTGCTCAAGCCATTGCAGATACCCTCCATCTCCACAAGAACCGACTTCAGGTTCAAGATATTCAGTACGATCTGACTCACTATGATCGCATCATCTGCGTCGGAGCTGGGAAAGCCTCTGCACAGATGGCGATGGCTCTGGAGCAGGTGCTAGGAGATAAGCTGGAAGGTGGAACCATCATTGTCCCTGACGGATATGGTGTACCTTGCGACAAGGTTGGCATTTTTGAAGCCGCACATCCGATGCCGGACGAACGAGGAGTAAAATCCACGAAACAGCTCCTGGCACTGACTCATTCACTTTCTCGACGTGACTTGTTGATTGTTCTACTTTCCGGTGGGGCTTCTAGCCTGCTCTGTGCGCCATCAATCGGCCTCACATTAGCTGCCAAACGACGTACCACGCAGTTGCTTTTACGATGCGGAGCTACGATTCATGACATCAATATTGTTCGAAAACATTTGTCTGCCATCAAGGGCGGGCAATTAGCCCAAGCCTCCCCGGCGACGATCCTGACCTTAATCATATCCGATGTTTTAGGAGATGACCTATCCACCATTGGATCCGGCCCGACGGTCACCGATTCCTCCACATTCCAGAATGCCATAGACATTCTTCAACAGTATTCGATTTGGCGCAAAGTGCCTGAATCCGTGCAACGCCACTTACAACAAGGTTGTACCAAGTATAAACAGACGCCCAGAAAACCTACCGGAAGACAGTCGTTACGAAATCGGCATATCATTCTTGCCAACAATCGCCAGGCCCTCGAAGGGGTGGCCAAATCTGCCAAGCTATTAGGGCTCAAACCTTTCATTCTTCCTTACTCCCTGCAAGGGGAAGCAAAGGAGATCGGCAGCATCCTGGGCGGTTTTGCCAGAGACCTCGTGGAATTCGGCAACCCGGTTCACCGACCTGCCTGTTTCATCGCCGGAGGAGAACCGACCGTCACCGTCACCGGAAAAGGCCAGGGTGGGCGTGCACAGGAATGCGTCCTAGCCGCAGCCCAGGAACTGGCTGGACTCAGTAAAGTATTTGTGGCAGGGTTCGGAACTGACGGGACCGATGGCCCAACGGATGCGGCCGGAGCCGTAGTCGATGGGAGGACGGTTCAGCGGGCCAAGAAGAACGGCCTCTCCATTGAACAAGCGTTACAAGAGCATGATAGCTATACCTTCTTCCAGCACATCCGCAGTCACATCATGACCGGCCCAACCGGCACGAACGTAAACGACATTTATCTGATCGTCGCCTATTAA
- the panC gene encoding pantoate--beta-alanine ligase, whose product MRVFHSVRNLHSWRTKQELLEGPIGFVPTMGALHDGHLSLMQRARKQCRTVVVSVFVNPLQFGETEDLGRYPRSFRADRRLCREAGVDLLFAPPPEEFYPANFQTTVTVNRLTRRWEGEARPTHFQGVTTVVTKLFGLVRPHLVYFGQKDYQQCLVVNQLIQDLNWDMRMIRCPTVREYDGLAVSSRNRFLSAHQRVQAGLLSKALRQGSDVIRTGFRNVRTIQSRMEKILGSDPDVHLDYLAICDSRDLEPLTQVRGTVVILGAVRLGKIRLIDNLLVRCPR is encoded by the coding sequence ATGCGAGTCTTCCACTCTGTTCGAAATCTCCATAGCTGGAGAACCAAGCAGGAATTGTTGGAAGGTCCGATTGGGTTTGTCCCGACGATGGGCGCCTTGCATGATGGACACCTGTCGTTAATGCAACGTGCGCGAAAGCAATGTCGGACCGTCGTCGTCAGTGTCTTTGTGAATCCGCTCCAGTTTGGTGAAACTGAAGATTTGGGCCGCTATCCGCGGAGTTTTCGCGCCGACCGGCGCTTGTGCCGGGAGGCTGGTGTGGATCTCCTCTTTGCTCCTCCTCCGGAAGAATTCTATCCAGCAAATTTCCAAACCACCGTCACGGTAAATCGTCTGACGCGACGCTGGGAGGGGGAAGCACGACCCACCCACTTTCAAGGGGTCACGACGGTGGTGACGAAGTTATTCGGTCTGGTCCGTCCTCATCTCGTGTACTTCGGACAAAAGGATTATCAACAATGCCTGGTGGTGAACCAGCTCATTCAGGATCTCAACTGGGATATGCGAATGATCCGTTGTCCAACGGTGCGGGAATACGATGGTCTAGCTGTCAGTTCCCGCAATCGATTTCTTTCAGCCCATCAACGCGTGCAAGCCGGGCTTTTGTCGAAGGCGTTACGGCAAGGGAGCGATGTCATTAGGACCGGATTCCGGAATGTTCGGACCATACAATCCCGAATGGAAAAGATTTTGGGGAGCGATCCCGATGTACATCTGGATTATCTGGCAATTTGTGATTCCAGGGATTTGGAGCCACTCACTCAGGTGCGTGGGACGGTGGTGATCTTAGGAGCCGTCAGATTGGGGAAGATTCGATTGATAGATAATCTACTCGTCCGTTGTCCCCGATGA
- a CDS encoding uracil-DNA glycosylase, producing MGKPAIAGVLFEPESLDRDPWSLDRLRPIYATIPRMRPFTLLQKTITDCTICERLTTYRQAIAKEKVKRFRDWNYWGRPITGFGDPKAQVFVVGLAPAAHGGNRTGRVFTGDRSGDWLYEALHVFGFANQPDSIHRDDGLTLTNCFVAAVVRCAPPANKPTKAEFAACRPYLQEELRLLGRVKVIVALGKIAFDEYLRTCQAMGLHVPSPRPKFSHGAQYALPWGVTLVGSYHPSQQNTFTGTLTRPMFHGIFSTVRKLISPS from the coding sequence ATGGGAAAGCCGGCTATCGCCGGGGTGCTATTCGAACCGGAAAGTTTGGATCGGGATCCCTGGAGTTTGGACCGGTTGCGGCCAATTTATGCTACGATCCCCAGGATGAGACCGTTCACACTTCTTCAGAAGACTATTACGGACTGCACGATCTGTGAACGGCTGACGACCTACCGTCAGGCTATTGCCAAGGAAAAGGTCAAACGGTTTCGGGATTGGAATTACTGGGGTCGGCCCATTACCGGGTTCGGGGATCCCAAGGCTCAGGTCTTCGTTGTGGGCTTGGCTCCCGCAGCTCATGGAGGGAATCGAACGGGACGCGTGTTTACCGGTGATCGAAGCGGAGACTGGTTGTATGAAGCACTGCATGTGTTCGGGTTTGCCAATCAGCCGGATTCGATCCATCGAGACGATGGGCTCACGCTCACCAATTGTTTTGTCGCGGCGGTGGTACGTTGTGCCCCCCCTGCCAACAAACCCACAAAAGCGGAATTCGCCGCCTGCCGTCCCTATTTGCAGGAAGAATTACGGTTGTTGGGGCGGGTCAAGGTTATCGTGGCCCTTGGGAAGATTGCCTTTGATGAATACTTGCGGACCTGCCAGGCAATGGGTTTGCACGTACCATCTCCTCGACCAAAATTCAGCCATGGGGCTCAATATGCCTTACCTTGGGGAGTGACCTTGGTCGGGTCTTATCATCCCAGTCAGCAAAATACCTTTACGGGCACACTCACCCGCCCGATGTTTCACGGGATATTTAGCACCGTCCGCAAGCTGATCTCACCCTCCTGA